A genomic segment from Nicotiana sylvestris chromosome 1, ASM39365v2, whole genome shotgun sequence encodes:
- the LOC138868710 gene encoding uncharacterized protein: MEFTGEELYTVPIWVKLPGLGFKYWGPNGLSKIGNMIGKPLMVYRNTENKIGVNFARLLIEVDVDSLMPDKVRFENEKGDLTVQRIQYDRKPVLCKYCHKYGHSEEDCRRKKQTAPPKQQTVEPEGKDTNKEKEENKAEAVTKVRNHKASRGEGANKNYRRKDECRRMGDTS, encoded by the coding sequence ATGGAGTTTACCGGGGAGGAACTCTATACTGTCCCAATTTGGGTGAAACTACCTGGATTGGGTTTCAAGTATTGGGGACCTAATGGGCTTAGCAAGATAGGAAACATGATTGGCAAGCCTCTTATGGTGTACAGGAATACAGAGAACAAGATAGGTGTCAACTTTGCTAGACTCCTTATTGAGGTAGATGTGGATTCTCTCATGCCTGACAAAGTGAGATTCGAGAATGAAAAAGGTGATTTGACTGTACAGAGAATCCAATATGACCGGAAGCCAGTTCTATGTAAATATTGTCACAAGTATGGTCACTCAGAGGAAGATTGTAGAAGGAAGAAGCAAACAGCCCCTCCAAAGCAACAAACTGTTGAGCCAGAAGGAAAAGACACAAACAAAGAGAAGGAAGAGAACAAAGCAGAAGCAGTAACAAAAGTTAGAAATCACAAAGCCAGTAGAGGAGAAGGAGCCAACAAAAACTATAGAAGGAAAGATGAATGCAGAAGGATGGGTGACACCTCATAA